The nucleotide window ATTCTTTGCCCATTTTTTTGGTGGCTTCAACTATTGTGTTGAGGGTTTCGTCGCTTGTTTTGGCTCCGCGGATGATTTCGATTAGTTTCATAAGTTGGGGCGGGTTGAAGAAGTGCATGCCTGCGAATTTTTCTGGTCTTTTGGTGGCTGAGGCTAGTTCGCTTATGCTGATTGACGAGGTGTTCGAGGCGATTATGGCGTCTGGTTTGGCTTGGGAGTCGGCTTCGGCTAGTACTTTTTTCTTGAGTTCTACGTTTTCGGTTACAGCTTCGATGACTAGGTCGGCGTTTGACAATGCTTCTTTCAAGTCTAATGTCGGGTGTATTCGGCTTAGGATTTCGGTGACTTGGGCTTCGGTCATTTCGCCTTTTTTCACGAATCGTTGCAGGCTGTCGTTTATCATTCTCATTCCGTTGTCGACAAATTCCTGTTTGATATCGCGCATGTAGACATCGTATTGGGCTGTCTGGGCTGCAACCTGCGTGATGCCGTGTCCCATGAGCCCAGCGCCGAGAACTGCGACGGTCTTAATCTCCATTAACGGCTTTCCTCTTTCTGGTGGGAGTTTTAGTGTTAGAATGCGAACCGCATATATAATTTCCGACAAGCTGTTTGGCGTTTACTTTTGGAGTTCATGTACAAGAAGCGCGACTATGAGTACCGCTGGAATGATCATTGACAGTGTTACGTAGAAGGGTAGTTGCGGAAAATATGTGATGTATAGGTAGTTGCCCAGCAGCATTCCGAATCCGTTGAAGATGTAGCCTACGAAGTTTCTGAATCCTACTACTTTGCCTCTGTTTGCAGGGTCAATTAAATCTGTTGACAATGCCATTACTGAAGACATGACTAGCAGTTGTCCTATTGCGAACATGGACATTGCAATCATGACAGTCACGAGGTTGCCCATGGTGAAAATGAGGGTTGCAGACGCAAAGACGACGAGGCCTAGAATCATTGGGATCTTTCTGCCGAATTTGTCCACCATCTTGCCTATTGGAATGGACATCACCACCATAGTGAGCAGTAATGGTATGAAGGTGAGCCACCATTGCTCCTCTGGAATCCCTAACACTTCTCTTGCGTAGATAGCGTTCATGACGCCTGTCATTGACATGCCGAACATTATGAGTGTTTGAACTATGAACAGCCAGAACATTGTTGGGGGCAGGACTTTCCATACGCGGAAGCTTTCTTTGACGGCTTTGGGATAAGATGATATGAAATATCGGAATCTGATAGGTTCTGGATCTCCATTTGTCACTGTTTCTTTGAGTCTGAGGCGCCAGATTGCTGCGATTGCGTATAGAACTGTGACGAGTACGTAGATGATTCTCATACTGTCGATCAAACCGAACTGTATGAGGAGTAAGCCTGCGATTATTGGTCCAGGCGTGTTGAAAGTGCCGTGGATTAACATTATTAAAGAAGAGCCCATGCCTCTTCGCTCGGGTGGCAACGAGTCTTGAACCATAGCGAATAATGCGGGTTGATAGATGAGGCAGAGGCTGTGGATTATGGAGCCCACTAGGATGAAGTGCCAGGTTGGGGCAAAGGCGAAGAACAAGTTTGAAAGCGCCATTATGAAGGTCATGGTTGTTATGAGCCAGCGTCTGCCGTACTTGTCAGCTAGGAAGCCGCCCGGAAAAGCTACTACTGCCATGGAAACCCAGCTAGCTAAACCAATGATCCCCAATGCTAAGCCTGTTCCTTGAAGTGCTGTAACGTAATACTGGAAGTTTGGCACGGGCATTTCCATGGCGATGTCCATGATCATCCAGCTTACTATGAGGACTTGGTAGTTGCCGGTGATGAATGAGAACTCACGTCTTAGGACAGCGCCGAGCTTAATCATCAGCCTTTCTCTCTGTTGAAGCAGAAGCGAAAAGACTGAGGAATCGCGGATTTAAGGTTTGGCTTCAATGGGCAGACGGGGTTTCTAAGAGAAGCTTTTAATCTTTCTTCAAAGACTGCAGATGAAAAGGAAACTGCGAACGCTTAAGGGGAGCACGTGGCGCATGGCTTGGCTGAACCTGGGACAAATCCTGCATGTGCACGCTAAGAACTATCCGAATAAGATTGCGTTAAAGGACTGTCGTGGAAAGGTTTGGACTTATCGAGACTTGGAATCGAGGACAAATCGGCTTGCTAACGGTTTGTTGAAAATGGGTTTACGAAAGGGCGACAGAGTGGCTGTCATGCTCTACAATTGTGCCGAGTTTGTGGAGATTGACTGCGCTTTTGCCAAAATCGGGCTTGTCGTGGTGCCTATTTGTTGGCGTTACGTGCCCAAGGAAGTATCGTATGTCGTGGATAATTCTGATGCCAAAGCCGTAATTGCCGGCGAAGACTTTGTGGGCTGCATCGAAGGAATTCGAGAGACATTCACTCAGAGGCATGCGGACCGCTACGTTTCGGTGGGTTCCAAACGGTTTGAAGGATACATTGACTATGAAAGCCTGATCGCAGAGTCGCCTAACACTGTGCCTGACGTCCAAGTTGAAGGCAAGGACACGTGGTTTCAGATTTACACTTCCGGGACAACTGGTATTCCGAAGGGCGTCGTGCGCTCTCACCAATCTTACATTGCGTTTTACATGATTAACGCGGTTGACTTCGGTTTTTCAGAGAAAGACACGGGCATGATCGTAATGCCCCTTTACCATGTGAATTCGACGTTTTATGGACCCTTATTCCTGTACATCGGCGGGTCCTTGCACGTGGGACGGGATAAGGGCTTTGATCCAGTGGAGTTGCTGCGCACCTTCAGTGAAGAGAAGATTACGTTTACATCTCTAATCCCAACGCATTACAATTTCATCCTGAACGTACCAGAAGACGTGCGCAGGCGATTTGACGTTAGCAGCGTTCGCAAGTTGCTATGTTCATCGGCGCCTGCCCGAGGAGAAGTCAAGAAAGGAATTCTGAAATGCTTTCCAAACGTGGAGTTGTTTGAAGCATATGGCTCAACTGAAGCGGGCTTGGTAACGCTGCTCAGAGCTGAAGACCAGCTTCGCAAGCTAGGCTCAATCGGCAAAGAATGCTTAGGAACAGACACACTGAAACTTCTTGATCAAGATGAAAAGGAAGTGCCCGTGGGCGAAGTGGGCGAGTTGTATTCGCGTGGACCCATGATGTTTGACGAGTACCACAAGCTACCTGACAAGACAAAGGCTTCTTTCCGTGACGGCTACTTCACAGCACGAGACATGGCGCGCAAAGATGAGGAAGGCTATTACTACCTAGTTGATCGCAAAGACAACATGATCATCACCGGCGGCGAACACGTCTATCCAAGCGAAGTAGAAGCCGTGATCTGTCAGAACCCAAAGGTTTTCGACGTCGCCGTCATTGGCGTGTCTGACAATGTCTGGGGCGAAGCCGTCAAAGCCGTAGTCATCCTAAAGCAGGGAGAAAAAGCCACGCCAGACGAAATCATCAAGTGGTGCAAGGACAGAATCGCAGGATACAAAAAACCCAAAACAGTAGACTTCATCGAACCCGAAGAAATGCCGCGAACGACCACGGGGAAGATACTGCACAGAAAACTCAGAGAAAAATACGCCCAGCTCTGACCCTCAGTCGACGGTCTTCGTAGGCTCATGTGTTGGAAATGGTGACATAACTGATGCCTCAAAGCGACGATCTTAAACAGGCTATTCACAATGCTCTGCAGTTGATGCGCGATTCTGGTTTTGAAATTAAAGGAAAAATAGAAGTCTCAGTGGATTCCGAGCTGCCTTTCATGGGTTACTCGACTCAGAGACATGGCGGCCACATTATCGTCATTTCGGGCGCGGCATTGAAGACTGATTTGGTCACAGGTTTGTTAATCCATGAGATGTGCCACATTTACAGGACTGAGACTGGCCATCCGTCGCACAATCATCAGCTGCTAAACCGTGTTGGAACACATGTCATCCACGAGAACGAATTGGACAAAGACTTTCAGATCAAGATCATTCAGCGGGCAGTTAACCACATTCAAGACCTTTACGCTGACGACTTGGCTTTTCAGGTTTTCAAGAAAGGAGGAGCATTCACGCCTGAACAAGCGCACGGTTTCTTTTTGGAGTGGATAGACAACACACAGCTAGAGGAAGAAAGCAGCAAAGACCGGTGGCAGAACGTTGGCATAATGCTCAACAACTGCTTCGCCATAAGCAACCTAGCTCGCCACAAGATACCAGACATCGATAATCAAGCAGAAAAAGCAATCCAGAAATTTTTATCCCAAGTCGAAGACCGAGCGAAAAACGAGTTCCCGTTCTTCCGAGACCTCATGACAAACCTGAGAGAAGACACCACGAAGGAACAGTTTGAAAAAGACCTGATGGAATACCTAACAAGAATAGCGGAACTAGCCAAGTAACCACCCAGCATGGACGATGGTGACGCTAAGCGATAGTCAACTCTAACAAGCGCACAGTTTTTGAACACAAGCAACAGAAGAAAGATGTTGAACCATCATGAACTATGAAATCAGCTGCACATCTTGTCATAAGCCATCTATCAGCCTGCTCGACTTCAGATGCCCTTCGTGCGGCAAACCATTAGACATGAAGTTGGGCTTCGGCTTTGAACCAAGACAAATCCAACGGAAGAACCACAGCCTTTGGCGATACTCCAAATTTCTTCCGTTCGTCAACACTGAAGACCGCATAACCCTAGGCGAAGGCTGGACACCTCTAGTCAAGTTCAACGACAACGTCCACTTCAAACTGGAAAACCTCAATCCAACAGGCTCTTTCAAGGACAGGGGCTCAACTACGCTGATATCAGCCGTACACAAACTTGTCAAGAAACTGGATGGTTACATCGCTGAAGACTCCTCGGGCAACGCGGGCGCATCCATAGCCGCCTACGCTGCGCGAGCTGAACTGAAAGCCAAAATCTACGTGCCCCAAAACGTCTCAGGACCCAAGTTCAACCAGATCAAATCCTACGGCATGCCAGTAGTCAAAGTTGCAGGCTCCAGAAACCAAGTCGCAGAAAAAGCCCAACAAGCCGAAAAAGGAAAATTCTACGTAGGACACATATTTCATCCGTTGTTCAGAGACGGCATCAGAACGCTCGCTTACGAAATCGCAGAACAACTCGACTGGAAATCTCCAGAACGCATTTACCTGCCAGTCTCAGCGGGCACGCTACTGCTCGGAGTCATCAGCGGCTTCAAGAACCTAGCAACATCAGGCATCACAAAGACTATGCCAACCATGATTGCCTGTCAAACCAGACAAGTGTCACCGCTGTACCACAGCGTGAAACGACTCGACTATAAACCGCCCAAAAAGGTAACATCAATAGCCGACGCCCTAGTCAGCACAAATCCACCATTGCTCAACCTGATGATCAAAGAGTTGCAGGAAGCAAAGGGAGACGCTGAAATCGTAGACGAGAACGAAATCGAGAAAGCGTTCACGGAACTGGCGCACAAAGGCTTCTTCGTAGAGCCAAGCTCAGCCGTAGCCTACTCAGCATACCGAAAACAACTCAGAGATAAAAAGATACCCAAAGAAGACAAGGCTGTAGTCATCTTAACAGGACACGGACTGAAAACCACACCACAGAAAGCCCCATAAAAGAACGCAGTCTGCGCGCTATCCACATTTGCATTTGTGCTTTTCCTACATTTCTTTGGTAGCTTCTACGCCATATTGGGTGTTCTTTATTGATTGCAACTATTCAGCATCTCTAGAGAAAAGTTTCATAAAACTGAAATAGCATGACCGCATATCCTATCTTGGAGAGGAGAAGGAAATTAGCGTAAAGGCACTTTCAGGAATACTGCTCACGCTGTTGCTTATGGGCATTCTAACATCGGCATCTGGCACCTCAGGAACAGAACAAGCGGAGTCATCAGAGACCGAGTGGACTAGAATATACGGAGGATCAAATGATGACCGAGCTTACTGCGTAGTCCAAACAGTTGACGATGGATACGCAATTGCAGGTTACACAAATTCCTTTGGCGCTGGAGGCTACGATTTCTGGCTCGTCAAAACCAACTCTTCAGGAGATATGGAGTGGAACAAGACCTTCGGTGGCACACGACACGACTACGCTCGAGCTGTGATTCAGACAAGCGACGGTGGATTTGCGATAGCGGGCGAAACTTCTTCGCCTGCGGGCGATTTTTGGTTGGTTAAAACCAATTCCTCTGGAGATGTTGAATGGACACAAAATTATGGAGGAAGTAGAGAGGATGTTGCGTGGTCTCTGATTCAGGCAAGCGACGGTGGATACGCACTCGCTGGTTACACGTTGTCTTTTGGTGTAGGCACACCTACCCACCCCAATTTCTGGCTGGCCAAGACCAACGAGTATGGAAACATGGAATGGAACAAGACATACGGAGGCACACAGAATGATGCAGCTATGTCTCTGATTCAGACAGACGATGGAGGATACGCATTAGCTGGACACACTTCGCCTTCTGATCCACGCACTTACGTTGATTTTTTGTTGGTCAAAGCCGATTCTGCGGGAAACATGGAATGGAATAGAACATACGGTGGAGTAGGCAACGACTATGGGCGCGCTGTGGTTCAGACAGACGATGGAGGATACGCCGTGGCAGGTCGCACTCTTTCTTTTGGCGCTGGCAGCTGGGATTGCTGGCTTGTTCAGACTGACCCAGAAGGAAACGTGCAATGGGACAGAACATACGGAACTCCGGGAAGCGAATGTGGAGAATCTATTGTAAAAACGGCTGACGGCGGATTCGCATTGGCAGGCTATTACATCAGTAGTTCGCTCGGAGCAACACCTGATTTTTGGTTTCTTAAGACCAACCAAGACGGAAACATTGAACACAACGGGATATATGGCGGAACAAATGATGAGCAGGCATTTTCACTGGCTCAGACAAGCGATGAAGGATACGTATTAGCTGGCTACACTGATACATCTGGTGGTGGCCTGGGTGATTTCTGGGTGATAAAACTCGACAGCGTTGCTCCACCAGTCACGGACGTTTATGTAGACCCTCAGAAGCAGAAGGCCGCATATAACAAGCAGTTCTCTGTCAGTGTAAACGTCACCGACGTTGTTGACTTATACGGTTTTCAGTTCAAACTGCAATATGACCCTGCGGTAATAGATGCCGTAAGCATCACATTAGGTTCCTTCTTGAACCCGCCCACAACAATAATTGAAGAGGAAATCAACGAGACCATGGGCTTTCTGTTATTCTCTGCATTGTCAATAGGTTCAGCACCCCCTGCTAACGGCAACGGAGTGCTTGCCACACTGGTCTTTAACGCAACGCCTGGAGGAAACTGCTACCTTGACTTTCTTGAGATGAGTCTCATAAACTCAGGTGGGGCACTAATCGGACATCACACATTCGACGGCTTTTTCGAATACGTTCAGATTCAAGGCGACGTGAACGCAGATTGCATCGTTGACGTTTTTGACGTGTTCAAAATGGGGAAGGCCTTTGGAGCTATTCCAAGTCAGCCAAACTGGGACTCGGACTGTGACATAAACAACGATAACGTCATTGATGACATCGATCTCGCGATAGAAAGCGCAGATTATAGAAAGCTGTGGGACCCAGCCTACGTTCACGAATTGTTCTACGAAATCGACTACATGCCAAGTCACAGACCAACGGACTCCGTGCTAGCCTATATTCAAGGCTACTGCACGGAAAGATGGATTCGCATCACCTTCTACGTTGACGATGAGGTTCCGCTTGACGACAGCGTAACAAATGCCGAATTTTCCGCATTCAACCAAACATACAACGACCATAATTTCGGATATTACTCGCAATGGAAATGGGTGCTGTTTGGAACCGTTGTCGACGGTCACCCAGAAACATCTGGATATGTGTGGGGTCACGACGACGGGGCAAACTACGCATTTATTGCCGACCAAACCGGAGACGATTTTGCCATCGATCATGCTGGCGAAGGTGTTACAGCAGAGGAGGTTGAAACCGTAGTCCTAATGCATGAAATGGGGCACATGATAGGCATTGTCAAACTAGATAGTGAAGAAAGAGAGGTTTATGACGCAAACGCATGGTCTGTAATGGCAATGCTTTCGCTAGACAACTGCAACACCGAACCGATCCGTTACAGCAGAGAATATTGGATTCTAAGAGACCTTGAGTACTACAAGATACATCCGCCAGAAATTGCGGAAACAAATCAGCGCAGCCTTACTTCTGGGTCACCAAGTAGACGCCTAGGAAAATAAGAAGCCCACCGACACCGATGGGCACAGTGATCTTTTCACCAACAAACAAAGCTGCCAACAAAACGGTTACAAGAGGCTCAGCAAACAAGAAGGAGCTGGTCACCGTTGCTCCCACTTTCTCAACCGCGTAGAACCAGATGTAGTAGCCCACTAAAGTGCACGTTACAGACAGGTAAGCAATCGCCAACCAACTGGACAAAC belongs to Candidatus Bathyarchaeia archaeon and includes:
- a CDS encoding 3-hydroxyacyl-CoA dehydrogenase NAD-binding domain-containing protein; this encodes MKTVAVLGAGLMGHGITQVAAQTAQYDVYMRDIKQEFVDNGMRMINDSLQRFVKKGEMTEAQVTEILSRIHPTLDLKEALSNADLVIEAVTENVELKKKVLAEADSQAKPDAIIASNTSSISISELASATKRPEKFAGMHFFNPPQLMKLIEIIRGAKTSDETLNTIVEATKKMGKESVVVKKDVAGFVVNRILIPALNEAINLVNEDVATPEDIDKAIKLGLNWPMGPLTLLDYVGLDTTLAITEVMVKEIDPKYQASPLLRQMVRAGLLGRKTGKGFYDWKK
- a CDS encoding MFS transporter, yielding MIKLGAVLRREFSFITGNYQVLIVSWMIMDIAMEMPVPNFQYYVTALQGTGLALGIIGLASWVSMAVVAFPGGFLADKYGRRWLITTMTFIMALSNLFFAFAPTWHFILVGSIIHSLCLIYQPALFAMVQDSLPPERRGMGSSLIMLIHGTFNTPGPIIAGLLLIQFGLIDSMRIIYVLVTVLYAIAAIWRLRLKETVTNGDPEPIRFRYFISSYPKAVKESFRVWKVLPPTMFWLFIVQTLIMFGMSMTGVMNAIYAREVLGIPEEQWWLTFIPLLLTMVVMSIPIGKMVDKFGRKIPMILGLVVFASATLIFTMGNLVTVMIAMSMFAIGQLLVMSSVMALSTDLIDPANRGKVVGFRNFVGYIFNGFGMLLGNYLYITYFPQLPFYVTLSMIIPAVLIVALLVHELQK
- a CDS encoding AMP-binding protein gives rise to the protein MAWLNLGQILHVHAKNYPNKIALKDCRGKVWTYRDLESRTNRLANGLLKMGLRKGDRVAVMLYNCAEFVEIDCAFAKIGLVVVPICWRYVPKEVSYVVDNSDAKAVIAGEDFVGCIEGIRETFTQRHADRYVSVGSKRFEGYIDYESLIAESPNTVPDVQVEGKDTWFQIYTSGTTGIPKGVVRSHQSYIAFYMINAVDFGFSEKDTGMIVMPLYHVNSTFYGPLFLYIGGSLHVGRDKGFDPVELLRTFSEEKITFTSLIPTHYNFILNVPEDVRRRFDVSSVRKLLCSSAPARGEVKKGILKCFPNVELFEAYGSTEAGLVTLLRAEDQLRKLGSIGKECLGTDTLKLLDQDEKEVPVGEVGELYSRGPMMFDEYHKLPDKTKASFRDGYFTARDMARKDEEGYYYLVDRKDNMIITGGEHVYPSEVEAVICQNPKVFDVAVIGVSDNVWGEAVKAVVILKQGEKATPDEIIKWCKDRIAGYKKPKTVDFIEPEEMPRTTTGKILHRKLREKYAQL
- a CDS encoding DUF5781 family protein — translated: MPQSDDLKQAIHNALQLMRDSGFEIKGKIEVSVDSELPFMGYSTQRHGGHIIVISGAALKTDLVTGLLIHEMCHIYRTETGHPSHNHQLLNRVGTHVIHENELDKDFQIKIIQRAVNHIQDLYADDLAFQVFKKGGAFTPEQAHGFFLEWIDNTQLEEESSKDRWQNVGIMLNNCFAISNLARHKIPDIDNQAEKAIQKFLSQVEDRAKNEFPFFRDLMTNLREDTTKEQFEKDLMEYLTRIAELAK
- a CDS encoding pyridoxal-phosphate dependent enzyme, which gives rise to MNYEISCTSCHKPSISLLDFRCPSCGKPLDMKLGFGFEPRQIQRKNHSLWRYSKFLPFVNTEDRITLGEGWTPLVKFNDNVHFKLENLNPTGSFKDRGSTTLISAVHKLVKKLDGYIAEDSSGNAGASIAAYAARAELKAKIYVPQNVSGPKFNQIKSYGMPVVKVAGSRNQVAEKAQQAEKGKFYVGHIFHPLFRDGIRTLAYEIAEQLDWKSPERIYLPVSAGTLLLGVISGFKNLATSGITKTMPTMIACQTRQVSPLYHSVKRLDYKPPKKVTSIADALVSTNPPLLNLMIKELQEAKGDAEIVDENEIEKAFTELAHKGFFVEPSSAVAYSAYRKQLRDKKIPKEDKAVVILTGHGLKTTPQKAP
- a CDS encoding cohesin domain-containing protein, yielding MGILTSASGTSGTEQAESSETEWTRIYGGSNDDRAYCVVQTVDDGYAIAGYTNSFGAGGYDFWLVKTNSSGDMEWNKTFGGTRHDYARAVIQTSDGGFAIAGETSSPAGDFWLVKTNSSGDVEWTQNYGGSREDVAWSLIQASDGGYALAGYTLSFGVGTPTHPNFWLAKTNEYGNMEWNKTYGGTQNDAAMSLIQTDDGGYALAGHTSPSDPRTYVDFLLVKADSAGNMEWNRTYGGVGNDYGRAVVQTDDGGYAVAGRTLSFGAGSWDCWLVQTDPEGNVQWDRTYGTPGSECGESIVKTADGGFALAGYYISSSLGATPDFWFLKTNQDGNIEHNGIYGGTNDEQAFSLAQTSDEGYVLAGYTDTSGGGLGDFWVIKLDSVAPPVTDVYVDPQKQKAAYNKQFSVSVNVTDVVDLYGFQFKLQYDPAVIDAVSITLGSFLNPPTTIIEEEINETMGFLLFSALSIGSAPPANGNGVLATLVFNATPGGNCYLDFLEMSLINSGGALIGHHTFDGFFEYVQIQGDVNADCIVDVFDVFKMGKAFGAIPSQPNWDSDCDINNDNVIDDIDLAIESADYRKLWDPAYVHELFYEIDYMPSHRPTDSVLAYIQGYCTERWIRITFYVDDEVPLDDSVTNAEFSAFNQTYNDHNFGYYSQWKWVLFGTVVDGHPETSGYVWGHDDGANYAFIADQTGDDFAIDHAGEGVTAEEVETVVLMHEMGHMIGIVKLDSEEREVYDANAWSVMAMLSLDNCNTEPIRYSREYWILRDLEYYKIHPPEIAETNQRSLTSGSPSRRLGK
- a CDS encoding DMT family transporter — protein: FFYGSIVLLATPVLWTFYTLLGKRAIERYNPILVLTYVTVLGGLLLLPFSVADGSIRLALSMSLSSWLAIAYLSVTCTLVGYYIWFYAVEKVGATVTSSFLFAEPLVTVLLAALFVGEKITVPIGVGGLLIFLGVYLVTQK